A DNA window from Choloepus didactylus isolate mChoDid1 chromosome 9, mChoDid1.pri, whole genome shotgun sequence contains the following coding sequences:
- the LOC119544292 gene encoding uncharacterized protein LOC119544292 isoform X1, giving the protein MSLSKTEDSEPPLRFVNSRDEITGDEYDGTQRVQMSCGHGVDPGSLTAWCRSLIDQDRDPQTCPVSCRPSQGRFKLHCPADVNGGKCGAEWSYPEVRRCALLDDAEQGEFERKLALTAARLYCDFKECPSCKSLVERKDLSHLRVLCTICSASQGKTYEFCWQCLRAWKGSGTPSDHCANQGCTDPNLQVLATCVTKDLPGSEIRGCPSTRACPTCGLLIEHKDKCKYVLCARCHVEFCFACLDAASTCKAAKGGAWYQWCAKPLAPRQTRIPVWSRKD; this is encoded by the exons ATGAGCCTCTCTAAGACAGAGGACTCCGAGCCGCCGCTCAGGTTCGTGAACAGCAGAGACGAGATCACAG GGGACGAGTATGACGGAACCCAGAGGGTGCAGATGAGCTGCGGGCACGGCGTGGACCCCGGCAGTCTGACGGCCTGGTGCCGCAGCCTCATCGACCAG GACAGAGACCCCCAGACGTGCCCTGTGTCCTGCCGTCCTTCCCAGGGCCGCTTCAAGCTCCACTGCCCTGCCGATGTCAACGGGGGCAAGTGTGGGGCCGAGTGGTCCTACCCGGAGGTGCGCCGCTGTGCCCTGCTGGACGACGCAGAGCAGGGAGAGTTTGAGCGGAAACTGGCCCTGACTGCGGCGAGACTCTACTGTGACTTTAAGGAG TGCCCGAGCTGCAAGAGCCTGGTGGAGCGCAAGGACCTGAGCCACCTCCGGGTGCTGTGCACGATCTGCTCCGCCTCGCAGGGGAAGACCTACGAGTTCTGCTGGCAGTGCCTGCGGGCCTGGAAGGGGTCGGGCACGCCCTCTGACCACTGCGCCAACCAGGGCTGCACGGACCCCAACCTGCAGGTCCTGGCCACCTGTGTCACCAAGGACCTCCCTGGCAGCGAGATCCGAGGCTGCCCGTCCACCCGGGCCTGCCCCACCTGCGGGCTGCTCATCGAGCACAAGGACAAGTGCAAGTACGTGCTGTGCGCCCGCTGCCACGTGGAGTTCTGCTTCGCCTGCCTGGACGCGGCGTCCACCTGCAAGGCCGCCAAGGGTGGGGCCTGGTACCAGTGGTGCGCCAAGCCCCTGGCCCCACGGCAGACCCGCATCCCCGTGTGGAGCCGCAAGGACTGA
- the LOC119544292 gene encoding potential E3 ubiquitin-protein ligase ariadne-2-like isoform X2, with protein sequence MSLSKTEDSEPPLRFVNSRDEITGDEYDGTQRVQMSCGHGVDPGSLTAWCRSLIDQGRFKLHCPADVNGGKCGAEWSYPEVRRCALLDDAEQGEFERKLALTAARLYCDFKECPSCKSLVERKDLSHLRVLCTICSASQGKTYEFCWQCLRAWKGSGTPSDHCANQGCTDPNLQVLATCVTKDLPGSEIRGCPSTRACPTCGLLIEHKDKCKYVLCARCHVEFCFACLDAASTCKAAKGGAWYQWCAKPLAPRQTRIPVWSRKD encoded by the exons ATGAGCCTCTCTAAGACAGAGGACTCCGAGCCGCCGCTCAGGTTCGTGAACAGCAGAGACGAGATCACAG GGGACGAGTATGACGGAACCCAGAGGGTGCAGATGAGCTGCGGGCACGGCGTGGACCCCGGCAGTCTGACGGCCTGGTGCCGCAGCCTCATCGACCAG GGCCGCTTCAAGCTCCACTGCCCTGCCGATGTCAACGGGGGCAAGTGTGGGGCCGAGTGGTCCTACCCGGAGGTGCGCCGCTGTGCCCTGCTGGACGACGCAGAGCAGGGAGAGTTTGAGCGGAAACTGGCCCTGACTGCGGCGAGACTCTACTGTGACTTTAAGGAG TGCCCGAGCTGCAAGAGCCTGGTGGAGCGCAAGGACCTGAGCCACCTCCGGGTGCTGTGCACGATCTGCTCCGCCTCGCAGGGGAAGACCTACGAGTTCTGCTGGCAGTGCCTGCGGGCCTGGAAGGGGTCGGGCACGCCCTCTGACCACTGCGCCAACCAGGGCTGCACGGACCCCAACCTGCAGGTCCTGGCCACCTGTGTCACCAAGGACCTCCCTGGCAGCGAGATCCGAGGCTGCCCGTCCACCCGGGCCTGCCCCACCTGCGGGCTGCTCATCGAGCACAAGGACAAGTGCAAGTACGTGCTGTGCGCCCGCTGCCACGTGGAGTTCTGCTTCGCCTGCCTGGACGCGGCGTCCACCTGCAAGGCCGCCAAGGGTGGGGCCTGGTACCAGTGGTGCGCCAAGCCCCTGGCCCCACGGCAGACCCGCATCCCCGTGTGGAGCCGCAAGGACTGA
- the LOC119544292 gene encoding uncharacterized protein LOC119544292 isoform X3, protein MSCGHGVDPGSLTAWCRSLIDQDRDPQTCPVSCRPSQGRFKLHCPADVNGGKCGAEWSYPEVRRCALLDDAEQGEFERKLALTAARLYCDFKECPSCKSLVERKDLSHLRVLCTICSASQGKTYEFCWQCLRAWKGSGTPSDHCANQGCTDPNLQVLATCVTKDLPGSEIRGCPSTRACPTCGLLIEHKDKCKYVLCARCHVEFCFACLDAASTCKAAKGGAWYQWCAKPLAPRQTRIPVWSRKD, encoded by the exons ATGAGCTGCGGGCACGGCGTGGACCCCGGCAGTCTGACGGCCTGGTGCCGCAGCCTCATCGACCAG GACAGAGACCCCCAGACGTGCCCTGTGTCCTGCCGTCCTTCCCAGGGCCGCTTCAAGCTCCACTGCCCTGCCGATGTCAACGGGGGCAAGTGTGGGGCCGAGTGGTCCTACCCGGAGGTGCGCCGCTGTGCCCTGCTGGACGACGCAGAGCAGGGAGAGTTTGAGCGGAAACTGGCCCTGACTGCGGCGAGACTCTACTGTGACTTTAAGGAG TGCCCGAGCTGCAAGAGCCTGGTGGAGCGCAAGGACCTGAGCCACCTCCGGGTGCTGTGCACGATCTGCTCCGCCTCGCAGGGGAAGACCTACGAGTTCTGCTGGCAGTGCCTGCGGGCCTGGAAGGGGTCGGGCACGCCCTCTGACCACTGCGCCAACCAGGGCTGCACGGACCCCAACCTGCAGGTCCTGGCCACCTGTGTCACCAAGGACCTCCCTGGCAGCGAGATCCGAGGCTGCCCGTCCACCCGGGCCTGCCCCACCTGCGGGCTGCTCATCGAGCACAAGGACAAGTGCAAGTACGTGCTGTGCGCCCGCTGCCACGTGGAGTTCTGCTTCGCCTGCCTGGACGCGGCGTCCACCTGCAAGGCCGCCAAGGGTGGGGCCTGGTACCAGTGGTGCGCCAAGCCCCTGGCCCCACGGCAGACCCGCATCCCCGTGTGGAGCCGCAAGGACTGA